GAACCGAGTATGGGTGGGATTCGTTGGCATCAAGAAACGTTTGGTCTTTTTATAATGGCAACGTGTTGATTAATGACACTTTGCCAGATGAAATCAGTCCTGAATTATTATCCAAATATAAGGAACAAATAATACAAGGATTTTACTGGGCTGTAAAAGAGGGGCCTTTGGCAGAAGAACCAATTTATGGTGTACAGTATAAATTGTTATCGATCTCAGTACCTTCCGACGTAAACATTGACGTTATGAAAAGTCAAATTATTCCGCTAATGAAAAAAGCCTGTTACGTTGGCTTACTGACAGCAATCCCAATTTTATTGGAACCCATCTATGAAGTTGACATCACGGTCCACGCCCCCTTGCTGCCAATAGTAGAGGAACTTATGAAGAAGAGACGTGGAAGCAGGATAtacaaaacaataaaagTGGCAGGGACACCATTGTTGGAGGTTCGTGGACAAGTTCCGGTTATTGAATCTGCAGGATTCGAGACAGATTTGAGATTATCTACGAATGGTCTTGGTATGTGTCAGCTGTACTTTTGGCACAAGATATGGAGGAAGGTTCCTGGTGATGTTTTGGATAAAGATGCGTTTATTCCAAAATTGAAACCCGCACCTATCAACAGTTTAAGTCGTGATTTCGTgatgaaaacaagaagGCGGAAGGGTATTTCTACAGGTGGATTTATGTCAAATGATGGTCCTACGCTTGAAAAGTATATAAGCGCTGAATTATACGCTCAATTAAGAGAAAATGGCTTAGTACCGTGAAAATCTTGGCGCATAAGAATTAAGCAATATGTCcacaatatttttattcagCAGAATTTACATATGACTTCGTATTTAGTGATATAACTACTCATCGGGactgaaaattttttatttctgcCTAAATACAGATGAGATGAGCTTTATAGAATTTTACGCTGTTAAAAAGTTAAACGGTAACAAAGCACAGTTAGTTGAACAACGGTATATAGAGAATGGCTAAAGGTTTCAAGTTGAAGGAGTTGCTTTCGCatcaaaaggaaattgaaaaagctgAAAAGCTTGAAAATGacctaaagaaaaagaaatcccaagaattgaagaaagaagaacCAACTATCGTTACAGCTtctaatttgaaaaagcttgagaagaaagaaaagaaggcCGATGTTAAGAAGGAAGTTGCTGCAGATACTGAAGAATATCAAAGCCAAGCCCTTTctaaaaaagagaaaagaaagttgaaaaaagaattgaaaaaaatgcaagaaCAGGACGCTACCGAAGCTCAAAAGCATATGTCTGgcgatgaagatgaatctGGCGACGATagagaggaagaagaagaagaagaagaagaagaagaaggaagacTGGATCTTGAGAAATTGGCCAAAAGTGACTCTGAGTCTGAAGATGATTCTGAGTCTGAAAATGATTCTGAAGAGGATGAGGATGTCGttgctaaagaagaaagcgaggaaaaggaagagcaagaagaagaacaagacGTTCCATTGTCAGACGTGGAATTTGATTCTGATGCAGATGTCGTTCCACATCATAAACTAACCGTCAACAACACAAAAGCGATGAAACATGCCTTAGAAAGGGTACAATTGCCATGGAAAAAACATTCATTCCAAGAGCACCAAAGCGTTACATCAGAAACTAATACGGATGAACATATTAAGGACATATACGATGATACTGAAAGGGAATTAGCATTTTACAAGCAATCACTGGACGCTGTTTTAGTAGCACGTGACGAATTGAAACGACTAAAAGTACCCTTCAAAAGACCATTGGATTATTTTGCTGAAATGGTGAAAAGTGATGAACATATGGACAAGATTAAGGGTAAGTTGATTGAAGAAGCCAGTGACAAGAAGGCACGTGAAGAAGCTAGAAGACAAAGgcaattgaagaaatttggTAAGCAAGTCCAAAACGCTACCTTACAGAAACGTCAATTGGAGAAAAGAGAAACACTGGAAAAGATCAAAtctttgaagaacaaaagaaagcacAACGAGATCGATCACTCCGAGTTCAACGTCGGTGTAGAGGAAGAAgttgaaggaaaaaggtTCGATAGAGGCAGGCCTAACGGAAAGAGAGCCGCAAAAAACGCTAAGTATGGCCAAGGAGGCATGAAGAGATTCAAGAGGAAGAATGATGCTACCTCTTCTGCTGATGTCAGCGGCTTTTCTTCCAGAAAAATGAAGGGGAAGACCAATAGACCAGGAAAGAGTAGACGTGCCAGAAGATTCTAAGCCGTTATGTCGGCAAGAACACTGTATATATCCAGAACGTAAAGTATATACAACTATCTATCATCTCTTTGTACACTAGTATAAAATAGAATTAAATCCAACGAAGCCCTAAAAGGCTTTTGTAACCCTGCCAAGATGACGGGAAAATAAAGGGAAAGACCTTATGTTTTTGCCCAAAAACCCTAGCGCCGGCGCTAATATTAATGGCCGGAATGAAAAGGTCCCGGAACTTTGTGTATGGCGTTGCGCTCTTCCTGTGAGTGGGGGGAAACAGATTAGATAATTGAATTCAATAACAACAGTCAATGGGGGACGGAGGGTCTTATGTTCCCTTTGGGTCATCGGGGACGCAAGTAAGAAG
The nucleotide sequence above comes from Saccharomyces cerevisiae S288C chromosome XI, complete sequence. Encoded proteins:
- the EBP2 gene encoding Ebp2p (Protein required for 25S rRNA maturation and 60S ribosomal subunit assembly; localizes to the nucleolus and in foci along nuclear periphery; constituent of 66S pre-ribosomal particles; cooperates with Rrs1p and Mps3p to mediate telomere clustering by binding Sir4p, but is not involved in telomere tethering) codes for the protein MAKGFKLKELLSHQKEIEKAEKLENDLKKKKSQELKKEEPTIVTASNLKKLEKKEKKADVKKEVAADTEEYQSQALSKKEKRKLKKELKKMQEQDATEAQKHMSGDEDESGDDREEEEEEEEEEEGRLDLEKLAKSDSESEDDSESENDSEEDEDVVAKEESEEKEEQEEEQDVPLSDVEFDSDADVVPHHKLTVNNTKAMKHALERVQLPWKKHSFQEHQSVTSETNTDEHIKDIYDDTERELAFYKQSLDAVLVARDELKRLKVPFKRPLDYFAEMVKSDEHMDKIKGKLIEEASDKKAREEARRQRQLKKFGKQVQNATLQKRQLEKRETLEKIKSLKNKRKHNEIDHSEFNVGVEEEVEGKRFDRGRPNGKRAAKNAKYGQGGMKRFKRKNDATSSADVSGFSSRKMKGKTNRPGKSRRARRF